One genomic segment of Amycolatopsis granulosa includes these proteins:
- a CDS encoding glycoside hydrolase family 43 protein: MSKAGKFSHTLPPPDPYRLRRRRTATTALSCLGIVLSSALLPGPMTHTAQAATAPRALLRQDFPDPDVLRTGSAYHAFATSGSAGRVPVAVAEAPDGPWRVAGDALAADPSWVDPAGGYWAPDVTRRADGTFLMYYSAVSTRDGHRCIGTAVAGSVAGPYQPTGDGPLICDPGDGGDIDPQTFQGRDGTRYLLYKGEHPGGGPSAIFVQKMTQDGGAPTGPRTEILRADRPEENGVVEAPVIVQRGGRFVLFYSADDFRNATYHTRYATANSLTGPYTKADQPLLTTDSIGHAAEGPGGADVVDGRIYFHGWLNGQRTERGLFDLDLEFVRGVPQVS, from the coding sequence GTGAGCAAGGCAGGCAAGTTCTCGCACACCCTCCCGCCCCCCGACCCGTACCGGCTCCGCCGGCGCCGCACGGCCACGACCGCGTTGAGCTGTCTGGGAATCGTGCTCTCGTCGGCGTTGCTGCCCGGGCCCATGACCCACACCGCGCAGGCCGCGACCGCCCCGCGCGCGCTGCTGCGGCAGGACTTCCCGGATCCCGACGTGCTCCGGACCGGCTCTGCCTACCACGCCTTCGCCACCTCCGGTTCCGCCGGCCGGGTGCCGGTCGCGGTGGCCGAGGCCCCCGACGGGCCGTGGCGCGTGGCCGGGGACGCCCTGGCCGCCGATCCGTCCTGGGTGGACCCGGCGGGCGGCTACTGGGCGCCGGACGTGACCCGGCGGGCGGACGGCACCTTCCTCATGTACTACTCGGCGGTGTCCACACGCGACGGGCACCGCTGCATCGGCACGGCGGTCGCCGGCTCCGTCGCCGGCCCCTACCAGCCCACCGGGGACGGGCCGTTGATCTGCGATCCCGGCGACGGCGGCGACATCGACCCGCAGACCTTCCAGGGCCGCGACGGCACCCGCTACCTGCTCTACAAGGGTGAACACCCGGGCGGCGGGCCCTCGGCGATCTTCGTGCAGAAGATGACCCAGGACGGCGGCGCGCCCACGGGGCCGCGCACCGAGATCCTGCGCGCCGACCGGCCGGAGGAGAACGGTGTGGTGGAGGCGCCGGTGATCGTGCAGCGCGGCGGCCGGTTCGTGCTGTTCTACTCCGCCGACGACTTCCGCAACGCCACCTACCACACCCGCTACGCCACGGCGAACTCGCTGACCGGCCCCTACACCAAGGCCGATCAGCCGCTGCTGACCACCGACTCCATCGGTCACGCGGCCGAGGGCCCCGGTGGCGCGGACGTGGTCGACGGGCGGATCTACTTCCACGGCTGGCTGAACGGGCAGCGCACCGAGCGCGGGCTGTTCGACCTGGACCTGGAGTTCGTGCGCGGCGTGCCGCAGGTGTCCTAA
- the crtI gene encoding phytoene desaturase family protein — MRTVTGPADRIVVVGAGLSGLAAALHLAGRGRQVTVVEREPVPGGRTGRLDLGGYRIDTGPTVLTMPGIVEETLAAVGDSLAGRLDLVPVTPAYRARFADGSSLDVHSDAEAMTEAVRAFAGPSEAAGYRRLRDWLTRLYRTEFDRFIAANFDSPLALVTPHLARLVAMGAFGPLDRKIGQFVRDERLRRVFSFQSLYAGQSPQHALAVYAVIAYMDTVAGVFFPRGGMRALPDALAAAAADAGVEFRYGAEVTGLDRSGSRVKAVHTTHGSLPADAVVLTTELPAAYRLLGRTPRRPVPLRAAPSAVVVHVGTRRRCDTAHHTILFGAAWRRTFHELISQGRLMSDPSLLVTRPTATDPALAPDGRELLYVLAPAPNLTRGAVDWDRVGDAYADEVLGQVAERLLPGLDGTIEARHVVTPAGWARQGMLAGTPFALAHTVAQTGPFRPRNLVRGTGNVVLAGGSTAPGVGVPTALISGRLAADRITGVTLPSARPVVVTAR, encoded by the coding sequence ATGCGGACCGTGACAGGCCCGGCGGATCGGATCGTCGTGGTCGGCGCGGGGCTGTCCGGGCTGGCGGCGGCGCTGCACCTGGCCGGGCGGGGACGGCAGGTGACCGTCGTCGAGCGCGAGCCGGTGCCCGGTGGGCGGACCGGGCGGCTGGACCTCGGCGGCTACCGGATCGACACCGGACCCACGGTGCTGACCATGCCCGGCATCGTCGAGGAAACGCTGGCCGCGGTCGGGGACAGCCTGGCCGGCCGCCTCGACCTCGTCCCGGTCACGCCCGCCTACCGGGCTCGTTTCGCCGACGGCAGCAGCCTCGACGTGCACAGCGACGCCGAGGCGATGACCGAGGCCGTGCGCGCGTTCGCCGGCCCGTCCGAAGCCGCCGGCTACCGGCGCCTGCGCGACTGGCTCACCCGGCTCTACCGCACCGAGTTCGACCGGTTCATCGCCGCGAACTTCGACTCGCCGCTCGCGCTGGTGACCCCGCACCTGGCGCGGCTGGTCGCGATGGGCGCGTTCGGGCCGCTGGACCGCAAGATCGGGCAGTTCGTGCGTGACGAGCGGTTGCGCCGGGTGTTCTCCTTCCAGTCGCTCTACGCCGGACAGTCACCGCAGCACGCCCTCGCCGTGTACGCGGTGATCGCCTACATGGACACCGTCGCCGGGGTGTTCTTCCCGCGCGGTGGCATGCGCGCACTGCCCGACGCCCTCGCCGCCGCGGCCGCGGACGCCGGTGTGGAGTTCCGCTACGGCGCCGAGGTCACCGGACTGGACCGGTCCGGCTCCCGGGTCAAGGCCGTGCACACGACCCACGGCAGCCTGCCGGCCGACGCCGTCGTGCTCACCACCGAGCTGCCGGCCGCCTACCGCCTGCTCGGCCGCACGCCGCGGCGGCCGGTGCCGCTGCGCGCGGCGCCGTCGGCCGTCGTCGTGCACGTCGGCACCCGGCGGCGCTGCGACACCGCACACCACACCATCCTGTTCGGCGCGGCGTGGCGGCGGACGTTCCACGAGCTGATCTCCCAGGGACGGCTGATGAGCGACCCCTCGCTGCTGGTCACCCGGCCCACGGCCACCGACCCGGCACTCGCCCCGGACGGGCGCGAGCTGCTCTACGTGCTGGCGCCCGCGCCGAACCTGACGCGCGGCGCGGTGGACTGGGACCGCGTCGGGGACGCCTACGCCGACGAGGTCCTCGGGCAGGTGGCCGAGCGGCTGCTGCCCGGTCTGGACGGGACGATCGAAGCGCGGCACGTGGTCACCCCGGCCGGCTGGGCACGGCAGGGCATGCTCGCCGGCACCCCGTTCGCGCTGGCCCACACCGTGGCCCAGACCGGCCCGTTCCGTCCGCGCAACCTGGTGCGGGGCACCGGCAACGTGGTCCTCGCCGGCGGCAGCACCGCGCCCGGGGTCGGCGTGCCGACCGCGCTGATCTCCGGGCGGCTGGCCGCCGACCGGATCACCGGGGTGACCCTCCCCTCGGCCCGGCCGGTCGTGGTGACGGCCCGATGA
- a CDS encoding FAD-dependent oxidoreductase — MRDRRAVRHRAPAGAADAGTRPHRPSVVVAGGGIAGLTAATALAERGVTVTVVEREQQLGGRVAAWRERLPDGSTVSMSRGFHAFFRQYYNLRALLRRADPGLARLTPVPDYPLVDGAGRRDTFRGLPRTPPWNALAFALRSPTFRPADLLRLNARAAAPLAAVSVPETYERLDGIDAQTFLERINFPPAARHLAFEVFSRSFFAPPSRMSAAELATMFHLYFLGSSEGLVFDVPDAAYDTALWEPLRAYLLRLGVRFHHGTEVRTVAREGARWLVDGVAADGVVLATDVAGLRSIVSSSPDLADDDWRARVLGLRTAPPFLVHRLWLDRPVAPERPAFLATGGLDPLDNISVLDRYEREAAAWARDHGGSVVELHAYACGSDTDAAVPALRTRLVDRLHQLYPETAHAGIAGELVQWRQDCPLFGVGDFARRPRVRTPFDGLVLAGDGIRIDLPVALMERAAATGWHAANCLLARWGLAGHELTTVPVRGRFAPLRALASLGG, encoded by the coding sequence GTGAGGGACCGTCGCGCCGTCCGGCACCGCGCGCCCGCCGGTGCCGCGGACGCCGGCACCCGGCCGCACCGGCCGTCGGTGGTCGTGGCCGGCGGCGGGATCGCAGGCCTGACCGCCGCCACCGCGCTGGCCGAACGCGGCGTCACGGTCACCGTGGTCGAGCGCGAGCAGCAGCTCGGCGGACGGGTCGCCGCCTGGCGAGAACGGCTGCCCGACGGCAGCACGGTGTCCATGAGCCGCGGCTTCCACGCCTTCTTCCGCCAGTACTACAACCTGCGCGCCCTGCTGCGCCGCGCCGACCCGGGCCTGGCGCGGCTGACCCCGGTGCCGGACTACCCGCTGGTCGACGGCGCGGGCCGGCGCGACACCTTCCGCGGCCTGCCGCGCACGCCGCCGTGGAACGCGCTCGCGTTCGCGCTGCGCAGCCCCACGTTCCGGCCGGCCGACCTGCTGCGGCTCAACGCGCGGGCGGCGGCACCGCTGGCCGCGGTGTCGGTGCCGGAAACCTACGAGCGGCTCGACGGGATCGACGCCCAGACGTTCCTGGAACGCATCAACTTCCCGCCCGCCGCGCGGCACCTGGCGTTCGAGGTGTTCTCCCGCAGCTTCTTCGCGCCGCCGTCGCGCATGTCGGCGGCCGAGCTGGCGACCATGTTCCACCTGTACTTCCTCGGCTCGTCCGAAGGGCTCGTGTTCGACGTGCCGGACGCCGCTTACGACACCGCGCTGTGGGAGCCGCTGCGGGCGTACCTGCTGCGCCTGGGGGTGCGGTTCCACCACGGCACCGAGGTCCGCACCGTGGCGCGGGAGGGCGCGCGGTGGCTGGTCGACGGGGTGGCCGCCGACGGGGTCGTGCTCGCCACCGACGTGGCCGGGCTGCGCTCGATCGTGTCGTCGTCGCCGGACCTCGCCGACGACGACTGGCGGGCCCGCGTGCTCGGGCTGCGCACCGCCCCGCCGTTCCTGGTGCACCGGCTCTGGCTGGACCGTCCCGTCGCGCCGGAGCGGCCCGCGTTCCTGGCCACCGGCGGGCTCGACCCGCTGGACAACATCAGCGTGCTGGACCGCTACGAGCGCGAGGCCGCCGCCTGGGCCCGCGATCACGGCGGCTCCGTCGTGGAGCTGCACGCCTACGCGTGCGGTAGCGACACCGACGCGGCCGTCCCGGCGCTGCGCACACGGCTGGTGGACCGGCTGCACCAGCTCTACCCGGAAACCGCGCACGCCGGGATCGCCGGTGAGCTGGTGCAGTGGCGGCAGGACTGCCCGCTGTTCGGCGTGGGCGACTTCGCGCGGCGGCCCCGGGTGCGCACCCCGTTCGACGGGCTCGTGCTGGCCGGGGACGGGATCCGCATCGACCTTCCGGTCGCGCTGATGGAACGCGCGGCCGCGACCGGCTGGCACGCCGCGAACTGCCTGCTCGCGCGGTGGGGGCTGGCCGGCCACGAACTGACCACCGTGCCGGTCCGCGGACGGTTCGCGCCGCTGCGGGCCCTGGCCTCGCTAGGAGGGTGA
- a CDS encoding lycopene cyclase domain-containing protein, with protein sequence MDRYQYLLVLAGCVLITLPLEFLGARVYRRPVALARAVLPVALVFVVWDAIAIAWRVWWYNPEYVTGVRLPFAVPLEELLFFLVIPVCGVLTYGCVQAMLARLRAPRKVRR encoded by the coding sequence GTGGACCGCTACCAGTACCTGCTCGTCCTGGCGGGGTGCGTGCTGATCACCCTGCCGCTGGAGTTCCTGGGGGCGCGGGTGTACCGGCGGCCGGTGGCGCTGGCGCGCGCGGTGCTCCCGGTCGCGCTGGTGTTCGTGGTGTGGGACGCGATCGCGATCGCCTGGCGGGTGTGGTGGTACAACCCCGAGTACGTGACCGGCGTGCGGCTGCCGTTCGCGGTCCCGCTGGAGGAGCTGCTGTTCTTCCTGGTCATCCCCGTGTGCGGGGTGCTGACCTACGGGTGCGTGCAGGCGATGCTCGCCCGGCTGCGCGCACCGCGGAAGGTCCGCCGGTGA
- a CDS encoding lycopene cyclase domain-containing protein, whose product MTGLGYTVPAVLAVIAVCAWELAYLRTGLFRKPAYWISMVIVIGFQIPVDGWLTKLTAPIVRYAPEQTSGLRFPWDIPVEDFLFGFALVTAVLLLWERRTGRQEDS is encoded by the coding sequence GTGACTGGGCTGGGGTACACCGTGCCCGCCGTGCTGGCGGTGATCGCGGTGTGCGCGTGGGAGCTGGCGTACCTGCGTACCGGGCTGTTCCGCAAACCGGCCTACTGGATCTCGATGGTGATCGTGATCGGCTTCCAGATCCCGGTGGACGGCTGGCTGACCAAGCTGACCGCCCCGATCGTGCGCTACGCGCCGGAACAGACCAGTGGCCTGCGCTTCCCGTGGGACATCCCGGTGGAGGACTTCCTATTCGGGTTCGCACTGGTCACCGCGGTGCTGCTGCTGTGGGAGCGGCGCACCGGCAGGCAGGAGGACTCGTGA
- a CDS encoding class I SAM-dependent methyltransferase, producing MTLDRTGLARHEVPAAFDTGAAAYDRLVGANPGYHRHLRLSARRMRLPHGGRGLRLLDAGCGTGASTAALLAAAPHAEIVAVDASAGMLAQARRKSWPPTVHFVHSPVEGLAAAGVSGPFDGVFAAYLIRNLADPGGQLRALRALLKPGGTFAAHEYAVRDSPIATLVWHAVCWSVIIPSGRLATGDATLYRHLWRSALTFDGAARFRRRLADAGFTAVHSETMTGWQRGVVHTFLATNPGEGTT from the coding sequence GTGACCCTGGACCGCACCGGCCTGGCCCGGCACGAGGTGCCCGCCGCGTTCGACACCGGCGCGGCCGCCTACGACCGGCTGGTCGGCGCCAACCCCGGCTACCACCGGCACCTACGGCTGTCCGCGCGCCGGATGCGGCTGCCCCACGGCGGCCGGGGCCTGCGCCTGCTCGACGCCGGGTGCGGCACCGGTGCGTCCACCGCCGCGCTGCTGGCGGCCGCGCCGCACGCCGAGATCGTCGCCGTCGACGCGTCCGCCGGGATGCTCGCCCAGGCCCGGCGCAAGTCCTGGCCGCCCACCGTCCACTTCGTCCACAGCCCGGTCGAGGGCCTGGCCGCCGCGGGCGTCTCCGGGCCGTTCGACGGCGTGTTCGCCGCCTACCTGATCCGCAACCTCGCCGACCCCGGCGGGCAGCTGCGTGCACTGCGGGCGTTGCTGAAGCCCGGCGGCACCTTCGCCGCACACGAGTACGCGGTGCGCGACTCCCCCATCGCGACACTGGTCTGGCACGCGGTGTGCTGGAGCGTCATCATCCCGTCCGGGCGGCTGGCCACCGGGGACGCCACCCTCTACCGGCACCTGTGGCGCAGCGCGCTCACCTTCGACGGCGCCGCCCGGTTCCGGCGGCGGCTGGCCGACGCCGGGTTCACCGCCGTGCACAGCGAGACGATGACCGGGTGGCAGCGCGGCGTCGTGCACACGTTCCTGGCCACCAATCCCGGGGAGGGAACCACGTGA
- a CDS encoding DUF5313 family protein, with product MTERRRPHPFLWLWYAIGGRLPDEHRTWVLHDVTTRSWLWRHAARASVLLLPLMLVWLLLPGPLTLRLSLVLMAGLVGFFYSLVYAEESGENRLRKHGYPYGTGRQVRTRARDEAEREVKERYLARYRRPE from the coding sequence TTCCTGTGGCTCTGGTACGCCATCGGCGGCCGCCTGCCCGACGAGCACCGCACCTGGGTCCTGCACGACGTGACCACCCGGAGCTGGCTCTGGCGCCATGCGGCGCGGGCGTCGGTGCTGCTCCTGCCGCTGATGCTGGTCTGGCTGCTGCTCCCCGGCCCGCTCACCCTGCGGCTGAGCCTGGTGCTGATGGCCGGCCTGGTCGGCTTCTTCTACTCCCTGGTCTACGCCGAGGAGAGCGGCGAGAACCGGCTGCGCAAGCACGGCTACCCCTACGGCACCGGGCGGCAGGTGCGCACCCGGGCCCGGGACGAGGCGGAGCGCGAGGTCAAGGAGCGCTACCTCGCGCGCTACCGCCGCCCCGAGTGA
- a CDS encoding HdeD family acid-resistance protein, producing the protein MAVHQSHGAFRMTFGDGMAGELRRVTGRWWAVALLGVATAVLGILLLANLAVAVGTLAILVAIALFAEGADEIITAGRHRTRWPFYLLGVLWIVVGVIALAWPGITLLALAVLVGAGFVVGGIGQIAAALTWRRRLPLWGLWLALGVVTLLIGVVAPVWPGLTILTLAIWLGIALLVRGIGELWFAFQLRRAHQAIER; encoded by the coding sequence ATGGCCGTCCACCAATCTCACGGCGCGTTCCGGATGACCTTCGGCGACGGGATGGCCGGTGAACTGCGGCGGGTCACCGGCCGGTGGTGGGCGGTCGCGCTGCTCGGGGTCGCCACCGCGGTCCTCGGGATCCTCCTGCTGGCCAACCTCGCCGTCGCGGTGGGCACGCTCGCCATCCTCGTCGCGATCGCGTTGTTCGCCGAGGGCGCCGACGAGATCATCACCGCCGGCCGGCATCGCACCCGCTGGCCGTTCTACCTGCTGGGCGTCCTGTGGATCGTCGTCGGCGTCATCGCGCTCGCCTGGCCGGGTATCACGCTGCTGGCGCTGGCGGTGCTCGTCGGTGCCGGGTTCGTCGTCGGCGGGATCGGCCAGATCGCCGCGGCGCTGACCTGGCGGCGGCGCCTGCCGTTGTGGGGGCTGTGGCTCGCCCTGGGCGTGGTCACCTTGCTGATCGGCGTGGTGGCGCCGGTCTGGCCGGGCCTGACGATCCTCACCCTCGCGATCTGGCTCGGCATCGCGCTGCTCGTGCGCGGGATCGGCGAGCTCTGGTTCGCCTTCCAGCTGCGGCGCGCCCACCAGGCCATCGAACGCTAG
- a CDS encoding isocitrate lyase/phosphoenolpyruvate mutase family protein: MTDVERTGQREDAVGDLLGPGPPPRKRLRELLAAPGPLVAPGAYDALSARLIEQAGFDVVYLTGFGATASLIGRPDVGLLTGTEMVDQARRLAAAVDVPVIADADTGYGNALNVVRTVRAYEQAGVAGVHLEDQVSPKKCGHLSGKAVIPREEMAGKVRAAVAARRDPDFVIIARTDAAAVHGLADAVDRARAYAEAGADLLFVEAPTSEEDLATVAGELSGVAPLVFNWAEGGRTPPLSLERIGELGFSLVLYPIGALLAAAAAVRALLETVRADGTPAAALPRLPSFGEFTDLIGLPEVHDLERRFAAESG; this comes from the coding sequence GTGACGGACGTCGAGCGGACCGGACAGCGGGAGGACGCGGTGGGAGATCTGCTGGGCCCGGGGCCGCCGCCCCGGAAGCGGTTGCGCGAGCTGCTCGCGGCCCCGGGACCGCTGGTGGCGCCCGGTGCCTACGATGCGCTGTCCGCCCGGCTGATCGAGCAGGCCGGGTTCGACGTGGTCTACCTGACCGGGTTCGGCGCCACCGCGTCCCTGATCGGGCGGCCCGACGTCGGCCTGCTGACCGGTACCGAAATGGTGGACCAGGCGCGGCGGCTGGCCGCCGCCGTGGACGTGCCGGTGATCGCCGACGCCGACACCGGCTACGGCAACGCGCTCAACGTGGTCCGGACCGTGCGGGCCTACGAGCAGGCCGGAGTGGCCGGCGTCCACCTGGAGGACCAGGTCAGCCCGAAGAAGTGCGGGCACCTCAGCGGCAAGGCGGTCATCCCCCGCGAGGAGATGGCCGGCAAGGTGCGCGCCGCGGTCGCCGCCCGGCGGGATCCGGACTTCGTGATCATCGCGCGCACCGACGCCGCCGCGGTGCACGGGCTCGCCGACGCCGTCGACCGCGCCCGCGCCTACGCCGAGGCCGGTGCGGACCTGCTGTTCGTGGAGGCGCCGACCAGCGAGGAGGACCTCGCCACGGTCGCCGGCGAGCTGTCCGGGGTGGCCCCGCTCGTGTTCAACTGGGCCGAGGGCGGGCGCACGCCCCCGCTGTCGCTGGAGCGGATCGGCGAACTGGGCTTTTCGCTGGTGCTGTACCCGATCGGGGCGCTGCTCGCGGCGGCCGCGGCGGTGCGCGCCCTGCTGGAGACCGTGCGCGCGGACGGCACCCCCGCGGCCGCGCTGCCCCGGCTGCCGTCGTTCGGCGAGTTCACCGACCTCATCGGACTGCCCGAGGTGCACGACCTGGAACGCCGCTTCGCCGCCGAGTCCGGTTAG
- a CDS encoding MSMEG_6728 family protein: MQTFLPYPGFADTARVLDSRRLGKQRVETLQVLRALTVPGYGWRHHPAAKMWTGYEEALTRYGLEVCRVWCAAGHADTCAVKLTGDLLHATGVAQPRDEQALHEAEEMPPWLGDPGFHRSHQSALLHKDPDHYRRFFPGVPDDLPYVWPASDRVAQSRARN, from the coding sequence ATGCAGACCTTCCTGCCCTACCCCGGGTTCGCGGACACCGCGCGGGTGCTCGACAGCCGGCGTTTGGGCAAGCAGCGCGTGGAGACCTTGCAGGTGCTGCGGGCGCTGACGGTTCCGGGCTACGGGTGGCGGCACCACCCGGCCGCGAAGATGTGGACCGGGTACGAGGAGGCGCTGACGCGGTACGGCCTGGAGGTGTGCCGGGTCTGGTGCGCGGCCGGGCACGCCGACACGTGCGCGGTGAAGCTGACCGGTGACCTGCTGCACGCGACGGGCGTGGCGCAGCCGCGGGACGAGCAGGCGCTGCACGAGGCGGAGGAGATGCCGCCGTGGCTCGGCGATCCGGGCTTCCACCGCAGCCACCAGTCGGCCCTGCTGCACAAGGACCCGGACCACTACCGGCGGTTCTTCCCCGGGGTGCCGGACGATCTGCCCTACGTGTGGCCGGCCTCGGACCGGGTGGCCCAGTCCCGCGCGCGCAACTGA
- a CDS encoding phytoene/squalene synthase family protein: MSGALDAAGITEPRLRESYLRCRHLNAQHGRTYYLATRLLTKPQRPAVHALYGFARFADDIVDSAPPGSDPAHRLEALSATLLTGLDSGHSDDPILAAVVDTAARYGIRRDLFTAFLDSMRMDLTVTGYPDRAALDRYVHGSAEVIGLQMLPVLGTAGEPDEAAPYAAALGKAFQLTNFLRDIAEDLDRGRVYLPEDELAAFGVDRELLTWCRRTGHTDPKVRAALAAQHATTRAIYTYARAGIDRLHPVSRPCITTALVLYSEILDRIEAAGFAVFAHRARVGHGRRARLAVSGLVRAMWARRGRRAAGLTAAATERWA; encoded by the coding sequence ATGAGCGGCGCACTGGACGCCGCCGGCATCACCGAACCGCGGCTGCGCGAGTCCTATCTCCGCTGCCGCCACCTCAACGCCCAGCACGGCCGCACCTACTACCTGGCCACCCGGCTGCTGACCAAACCGCAGCGCCCGGCGGTGCACGCGCTCTACGGGTTCGCCCGCTTCGCCGACGACATCGTCGACTCCGCGCCACCGGGCAGTGATCCCGCGCACCGGCTGGAAGCGCTTTCCGCGACGTTGCTGACCGGTCTGGACAGCGGCCACAGCGACGACCCGATCCTCGCGGCGGTGGTGGACACCGCGGCCCGCTACGGGATCCGGCGCGACCTGTTCACCGCGTTCCTCGACTCGATGCGGATGGACCTCACCGTCACCGGCTACCCGGACCGGGCGGCGCTGGACCGCTACGTGCACGGCTCGGCCGAGGTGATCGGCCTGCAGATGCTGCCGGTGCTGGGCACCGCGGGCGAACCGGACGAGGCGGCCCCGTACGCGGCGGCGCTGGGCAAGGCGTTCCAGCTGACGAACTTCCTGCGGGACATCGCCGAGGACCTCGACCGCGGCCGCGTGTACCTGCCCGAGGACGAGCTGGCCGCGTTCGGCGTCGACCGTGAGCTGCTGACCTGGTGCCGCCGCACCGGGCACACCGATCCGAAGGTCCGCGCGGCGCTGGCCGCCCAGCACGCCACGACCCGGGCCATCTACACCTACGCCCGCGCCGGCATCGACCGGCTGCACCCGGTGTCCCGGCCGTGCATCACGACCGCCCTGGTGCTGTACTCGGAGATCCTGGACCGGATCGAGGCGGCCGGGTTCGCGGTCTTCGCGCACCGCGCGCGGGTCGGCCACGGCCGCCGCGCGCGGCTGGCGGTCTCCGGGCTGGTCCGGGCGATGTGGGCCAGACGGGGACGGCGGGCCGCCGGGCTGACCGCGGCGGCGACGGAGAGGTGGGCGTGA
- a CDS encoding DUF5914 domain-containing protein, with translation MAPRWPRDWPLQPIPRLPWARQEPTYRDARPSLIEAALKRAEARPSGNWYVFAAARDVRADRPYGFSVAGTELVAWRDGSGKLLVAPGACPHLGAPLALGRVDDGGLRCRWHGLRVDERSCLPAFDDGVLAWVRLDRAGGEEPLAAPVVGERPAAGVDSVARLVGVCEPRDVIANRLDPWHGSWFHPYSFTRLSVLSAPAEGEVAEADDRFAVSVTFRVTPTLGVPVTAEFTCPEPRTIVMRITGGEGAGSVVETHATPLGPGADGRPRTAVIEAVVAASDRPGFRLARAAAPLLRPMMRHAAARLWRDDLAYAERRYQLRARDWATRSEAGHT, from the coding sequence ATGGCGCCGCGCTGGCCCCGGGACTGGCCGTTGCAACCGATCCCGCGCCTGCCGTGGGCACGGCAGGAACCGACCTACCGGGACGCCCGGCCGTCGCTGATCGAGGCCGCGCTGAAGCGGGCCGAGGCGCGGCCGTCGGGCAACTGGTACGTGTTCGCCGCCGCCCGCGACGTGCGCGCGGATCGCCCGTACGGGTTCTCCGTCGCCGGGACCGAGCTGGTCGCGTGGCGGGACGGCTCCGGGAAACTGCTGGTCGCCCCGGGTGCCTGCCCGCATCTGGGCGCGCCGTTGGCGCTGGGCCGGGTGGACGACGGCGGGTTGCGGTGCCGGTGGCACGGGCTGCGGGTGGACGAGCGCTCGTGCCTGCCCGCGTTCGACGACGGGGTGCTGGCGTGGGTGCGGCTGGACCGGGCGGGCGGCGAGGAACCGCTGGCGGCGCCGGTCGTGGGCGAGCGGCCCGCGGCCGGGGTGGACTCGGTGGCGCGGCTGGTCGGGGTGTGCGAACCGCGGGATGTGATCGCGAACCGGCTCGACCCGTGGCACGGTTCGTGGTTCCACCCGTACTCGTTCACCCGGCTGTCGGTGCTGTCCGCGCCGGCCGAGGGCGAGGTGGCCGAGGCGGACGACCGGTTCGCCGTGTCGGTGACCTTCCGGGTCACCCCGACGCTCGGTGTACCGGTGACCGCGGAGTTCACCTGCCCGGAGCCGCGGACGATCGTCATGCGCATCACCGGCGGTGAGGGTGCCGGCAGCGTGGTCGAGACGCACGCGACGCCGCTGGGCCCGGGCGCCGACGGGCGCCCGCGCACCGCGGTGATCGAGGCCGTGGTGGCGGCGTCGGACCGCCCCGGTTTTCGGCTGGCGCGGGCTGCCGCTCCCCTGCTGCGCCCGATGATGCGCCACGCGGCGGCCAGGTTGTGGCGGGACGACCTCGCCTACGCCGAGCGCCGCTATCAGTTGCGCGCGCGGGACTGGGCCACCCGGTCCGAGGCCGGCCACACGTAG